In one Cloacibacillus sp. An23 genomic region, the following are encoded:
- a CDS encoding DUF5713 family protein, whose translation MKKFDENYILLKDMVEDDYYPNFLVDKVKDCITPVIALLESGERDKEVIQAKLDEMTLAINDLQEEFDENGSEIETVARDSIGVTVKYVLDWFGIDIDAEDAVRERDW comes from the coding sequence ATGAAAAAATTCGACGAAAACTACATTCTGCTCAAAGATATGGTCGAGGATGACTATTATCCGAATTTCCTAGTAGACAAGGTGAAGGACTGCATCACGCCCGTCATCGCGCTGCTTGAAAGCGGAGAGAGGGACAAAGAAGTCATACAGGCGAAGCTCGACGAGATGACGCTCGCCATCAACGATTTGCAGGAAGAGTTCGACGAGAACGGCAGCGAAATAGAGACCGTGGCGCGCGACAGTATCGGCGTAACCGTCAAGTACGTACTGGACTGGTTCGGCATAGACATAGACGCAGAAGACGCCGTCAGGGAACGCGACTGGTAG
- the rpmB gene encoding 50S ribosomal protein L28 — translation MSKFCDCCGRGPVTGNAVSHSNRHTRRRWLINIQSVRVDVGGGETRKLHICTKCLRSGKVQRAV, via the coding sequence ATGTCAAAGTTCTGTGACTGCTGCGGCCGCGGGCCCGTTACGGGAAACGCGGTAAGCCATTCGAACCGCCACACGAGACGCCGCTGGCTCATCAACATCCAGAGCGTCAGAGTTGACGTAGGCGGAGGGGAGACCCGCAAGCTCCATATCTGCACCAAGTGCCTCCGTTCCGGTAAAGTACAGAGAGCCGTGTAA
- a CDS encoding AAA family ATPase has product MIEELSIRGIGGIKSASLAFGGGFIVITGESGAGKSSLVRALEFISGRRAQTNHIRSADDSCEAEAVLTSERIEGLDERLQPQDKSLIARRTFSRSGKGRCTLQGQNVPLALLVKAMEQNIVIQSQFAQLGLLEPERQLELVDSCGGAETAALLTKLDETFAAALAAEKKIVSIKKRRREGEKRCENAPSVIRQVAALKLEGDSERQWEAELARIEAEETAARKLRAALIQMNDPEHGLLDRLENAAKNVYAAAEGHEEKWRPAIEKMLSGAQEFSAMLASECRDAEDGDGDVKEALEKKIGALRKIKRALSLPDAASVLEYARSAAEELEWLKQSREELEALEKEAAELRRETSRLAMELRARRKEAAASLASSVNGHLRELGMEYAAFGIEIEPLDRVRSNGAENVCFTLALPDQKPLPVGKNASGGELSRILIAVQLSAGDDKLPGTLVFDEVEAGLGGKTALLAGYKLRELSKRCRTILITHQATIAAMADQHFVVKRSGDDTEISEVKNEAREREIARMLSGDEESKEALEHARALLEH; this is encoded by the coding sequence TTGATAGAAGAGCTTTCCATACGCGGGATAGGCGGGATAAAAAGCGCGTCGCTCGCGTTCGGCGGCGGCTTCATAGTGATAACGGGGGAAAGCGGAGCCGGCAAGAGCAGCCTCGTCCGCGCCCTAGAATTTATCTCCGGACGCCGCGCACAGACCAACCACATCAGGAGCGCCGATGATTCGTGCGAGGCTGAGGCCGTGCTCACTTCCGAGCGCATAGAAGGGCTGGACGAAAGGCTTCAGCCGCAGGACAAGTCGCTGATCGCGCGCCGCACCTTCTCGCGAAGCGGCAAGGGGCGCTGCACGCTGCAGGGGCAGAACGTCCCGCTCGCGCTTCTGGTGAAAGCGATGGAACAAAACATAGTGATACAGAGCCAGTTCGCACAGCTCGGCCTGCTTGAGCCGGAACGCCAGCTTGAGCTCGTAGACTCGTGCGGCGGTGCAGAAACCGCGGCGCTTCTCACAAAACTTGACGAAACCTTCGCCGCCGCGCTCGCGGCTGAGAAAAAAATCGTTTCGATAAAGAAAAGACGTCGCGAAGGCGAGAAACGATGCGAGAACGCTCCGTCCGTCATCAGGCAGGTCGCGGCGCTGAAACTGGAAGGAGACAGCGAGCGTCAGTGGGAGGCGGAGCTTGCCAGAATCGAAGCGGAAGAAACAGCGGCCAGAAAGCTGCGGGCGGCCCTGATACAGATGAACGACCCGGAGCACGGGCTGCTTGACCGGCTCGAAAACGCGGCGAAGAACGTTTACGCGGCGGCGGAGGGGCACGAGGAAAAATGGCGTCCCGCCATAGAGAAGATGCTGTCCGGCGCTCAGGAGTTCTCAGCGATGCTGGCCTCTGAATGCCGGGACGCGGAGGACGGGGACGGCGACGTGAAAGAAGCCCTCGAAAAAAAAATAGGCGCGCTCAGAAAGATAAAGCGCGCGCTCTCCCTACCAGACGCCGCCTCAGTGCTCGAATACGCGCGGAGCGCCGCGGAAGAGCTAGAATGGCTCAAACAGAGCCGCGAAGAGCTGGAAGCGCTTGAGAAAGAAGCGGCGGAACTGCGCCGCGAGACCTCGCGCCTCGCGATGGAGCTTCGCGCGCGCCGCAAAGAGGCCGCCGCGTCGCTCGCCTCGTCCGTCAACGGACACCTCCGCGAGCTCGGCATGGAATACGCGGCCTTCGGCATAGAAATAGAGCCGCTCGACCGCGTACGCTCGAACGGCGCGGAAAACGTCTGCTTCACCCTCGCCCTGCCGGATCAGAAGCCTCTGCCGGTGGGCAAAAACGCCTCCGGCGGAGAGCTGTCCCGCATACTAATTGCAGTTCAGCTCTCGGCAGGCGACGACAAACTGCCCGGGACGCTCGTCTTCGACGAAGTTGAGGCCGGCCTAGGCGGAAAAACGGCGCTGCTCGCCGGCTACAAACTACGAGAACTCTCCAAGCGCTGCCGCACGATACTGATAACCCACCAGGCGACGATAGCCGCGATGGCGGACCAGCACTTCGTCGTAAAGCGAAGCGGAGACGACACGGAAATATCGGAAGTCAAAAACGAGGCTCGCGAGCGCGAGATAGCGCGGATGCTCTCAGGCGACGAAGAATCCAAAGAAGCGCTGGAACACGCGCGAGCGCTGCTGGAACACTGA
- a CDS encoding suppressor of fused domain protein, translated as MEKLAEQIARWNDENKFEKCVDAIEAVPEAERGYELTLLLGRAYSNIAVLGPHCERPDGDADKVDCELLDKAIGIFESIRAEGEDKPFWNSRMAYALWMSDGREAEALKYAERWLELAPGDENAKKLIESIREFLADDGEDAPALETYGDADWNAVQDHIAKYFGDYDEVMHEVASEGIHLDVCVIPPREEHNYYTLVTLGMGAHKMNVPQELADQKLERVELLINLPADWKLTKEAMRDDKWMWPVHLLRWTARYPLRDRDTWLGWGHTIDSGDESKPFNEETKLCGAMLLSPGVFGEDSYVCKLADGGEVNFYQLIPLYKEEIDYKLEHGVDELLEKCSDEQLEVIDPKRLNIVTDADKIAHDDALME; from the coding sequence ATGGAAAAACTGGCGGAACAGATAGCTAGATGGAACGACGAAAACAAGTTTGAAAAATGCGTCGATGCGATAGAGGCGGTACCGGAGGCGGAGCGAGGGTACGAGCTGACGCTCCTGCTCGGGCGCGCCTACAGCAACATCGCCGTCCTCGGCCCGCACTGCGAGCGTCCTGACGGCGACGCAGACAAGGTAGACTGCGAACTGCTGGACAAAGCCATAGGCATCTTCGAGTCTATTCGCGCGGAGGGCGAGGACAAGCCGTTCTGGAACTCCCGCATGGCTTACGCGCTGTGGATGTCGGACGGACGCGAGGCCGAAGCGCTGAAATACGCCGAGCGGTGGCTGGAGCTCGCTCCCGGCGACGAAAACGCGAAGAAGCTCATAGAGAGCATACGCGAATTCCTTGCCGATGACGGAGAAGATGCGCCCGCACTGGAGACATACGGCGACGCGGACTGGAACGCGGTGCAGGATCACATTGCTAAATACTTCGGCGATTACGACGAAGTTATGCACGAAGTCGCGTCGGAGGGCATACACCTCGATGTCTGCGTCATACCGCCGCGCGAAGAGCATAACTATTACACTCTCGTCACCCTCGGCATGGGCGCGCACAAAATGAACGTCCCGCAGGAGCTTGCGGACCAGAAGCTGGAACGCGTGGAGCTTCTGATAAATCTTCCCGCGGACTGGAAACTTACGAAAGAGGCTATGCGCGACGACAAATGGATGTGGCCCGTCCATCTCTTAAGGTGGACTGCGCGCTATCCGCTGAGAGATAGAGACACATGGCTCGGATGGGGGCACACGATAGACTCCGGCGACGAATCGAAGCCTTTCAACGAGGAAACGAAGCTCTGCGGCGCGATGCTGCTTTCGCCCGGCGTGTTCGGCGAGGATTCCTACGTCTGCAAACTCGCCGACGGCGGCGAGGTGAACTTTTACCAGCTTATTCCGCTCTATAAAGAGGAGATAGATTACAAGCTCGAACACGGCGTCGACGAACTTCTGGAAAAATGCTCCGACGAACAGCTTGAGGTGATAGATCCGAAACGGCTGAACATCGTAACCGACGCGGACAAGATAGCTCACGACGACGCGCTTATGGAATAG
- a CDS encoding DUF4261 domain-containing protein, whose translation MNEKQMQAARESMIEWLEHPHELGQAPAEIECAGTFELHGMIYYMFRYRREAGGDWLLGVCGGYEGGGLEHCGHVYSEMEEYDESTAVEKATKMVEMIRSYWMEQARIAEEGKEKAGAFVGFVLLSEAEWDKAKLIRDLKEEWDIDAAEDEGDEIHGDALVFQLGDMIAAASLMSVPVPDCEAEENAKNNYMWPEAVDAAKAHKAHIMVTVLGKEASLVERGELYVKLAACCCRQKYATGIYTSGTVFEPSFFYKFADMMKDGMFPVFNLIWFGLYRSKHGVCGYTYGMGCFGKEEMEVLDADAEPSDVQNFLSSMAAYVIEYDVTLNDGETIGFSADDKHAITRSEGVALPGVTLKIEY comes from the coding sequence ATGAACGAAAAACAGATGCAGGCGGCGCGCGAGTCCATGATCGAATGGCTCGAACACCCGCACGAGCTTGGGCAGGCGCCGGCCGAAATAGAGTGCGCCGGCACTTTCGAGCTGCACGGCATGATCTATTACATGTTCAGGTACAGGCGTGAAGCCGGCGGCGATTGGCTGCTCGGCGTGTGCGGCGGCTACGAGGGCGGCGGCTTGGAACACTGCGGGCACGTCTACAGCGAGATGGAAGAGTACGACGAATCGACGGCGGTAGAAAAAGCGACGAAGATGGTCGAGATGATACGTTCCTACTGGATGGAGCAGGCGCGTATCGCCGAGGAAGGCAAGGAAAAGGCCGGGGCTTTTGTAGGTTTCGTGCTTCTTTCCGAGGCTGAATGGGATAAAGCGAAGCTCATTCGTGATTTAAAAGAAGAATGGGACATTGACGCGGCGGAAGACGAAGGCGATGAAATACACGGCGATGCGCTCGTATTCCAGCTAGGTGACATGATAGCCGCCGCGAGCCTCATGTCCGTGCCGGTCCCCGACTGCGAAGCCGAGGAAAACGCGAAAAACAACTATATGTGGCCAGAGGCCGTCGATGCCGCGAAGGCCCACAAGGCGCACATAATGGTTACAGTCCTTGGAAAAGAGGCGAGCCTCGTCGAGCGCGGCGAGCTTTACGTCAAGCTGGCCGCCTGCTGCTGCCGCCAGAAATATGCGACGGGCATCTACACGAGCGGCACCGTCTTTGAGCCGAGCTTCTTCTATAAATTCGCCGACATGATGAAAGACGGCATGTTCCCGGTATTCAACCTAATATGGTTCGGCCTCTACCGAAGCAAGCACGGAGTCTGCGGCTACACCTACGGCATGGGATGTTTCGGCAAGGAGGAGATGGAGGTGCTCGACGCGGACGCGGAGCCGTCGGATGTGCAGAACTTCCTTTCAAGCATGGCGGCCTACGTCATCGAGTACGACGTTACGCTTAACGACGGAGAGACGATAGGTTTCTCCGCGGACGACAAGCACGCGATAACGCGCAGCGAAGGCGTCGCGCTTCCAGGCGTGACGCTGAAGATAGAATATTAA
- a CDS encoding polyprenyl synthetase family protein: MAAMNSGLRSFVKSELERYRLALEDYILETAPARAEGVPSELFESMEYSLRAGGKRLRPALCLAAAKRSGVDEKKAMPMALGLEMLHTATLIHDDLPCMDDDDMRRGKPSNHAKFGETLALLAGDALFVQSLEFPMANLTGIEPKNVLRAMHIFAKAIGPSGVCGGQVLDIDAAKAAGEQDYVRRIAKLKTGALIQAAVLTGAALGGAKETLLARYADYAAHLGSAFQIVDDILDVTSTAEELGKTPGKDERDGKLTHVTVYGIERAREMAAEESEAARAALDGVLPQDDFLMLLPEYLVHRSK, encoded by the coding sequence ATGGCTGCGATGAATAGCGGCCTTCGTTCGTTCGTGAAGAGCGAGCTTGAAAGATACAGGCTCGCGCTTGAGGACTACATTTTAGAGACGGCTCCGGCGCGTGCGGAGGGAGTTCCGTCGGAGCTTTTCGAGTCTATGGAGTATTCTCTGCGCGCTGGAGGCAAACGGCTGCGTCCGGCGCTCTGCCTAGCCGCGGCGAAGCGCTCCGGCGTTGATGAAAAAAAGGCCATGCCTATGGCGCTCGGCCTTGAGATGCTGCACACGGCTACGCTGATCCACGACGACCTTCCTTGTATGGACGACGACGATATGAGACGCGGCAAGCCGTCGAACCACGCCAAGTTCGGCGAGACGCTGGCTCTGCTCGCGGGCGACGCGCTTTTCGTCCAGTCTCTGGAATTTCCTATGGCGAATCTCACCGGCATAGAGCCGAAGAACGTGCTGCGCGCGATGCACATCTTCGCGAAGGCGATAGGCCCGTCAGGAGTCTGCGGCGGACAGGTGCTCGACATAGACGCGGCTAAGGCCGCCGGAGAGCAGGACTATGTACGCCGCATCGCGAAGCTTAAGACCGGCGCTCTGATCCAGGCCGCGGTCCTCACCGGCGCTGCGCTCGGCGGCGCGAAAGAAACGTTACTCGCGCGTTATGCCGACTACGCGGCGCATCTCGGCTCCGCGTTCCAGATAGTCGATGATATACTTGACGTGACGAGCACGGCCGAGGAGCTCGGTAAAACTCCTGGCAAGGACGAACGCGACGGCAAGCTGACGCACGTAACGGTCTATGGGATTGAACGCGCGCGCGAAATGGCGGCGGAGGAATCGGAGGCCGCGAGGGCTGCGCTTGATGGGGTTCTGCCTCAGGACGACTTCCTTATGCTCCTGCCTGAATATCTCGTGCACAGAAGCAAATAA
- a CDS encoding NAD(+)/NADH kinase: MKDMTKIGLLFNTQKPAAIEMAWRLWNWGREAGIQFLFPPHESSAISIPGLDDETWRKEASFAVILGGDGTFLRAARYTFGHEIPLYGINLGRLGFLAIGSPESAESDIKSIIAGRFTLQRRHLLKGQVWRSGRLVHELHALNDFVISKGSIARVTDLEVKVGGETLTLFLADGLILSTPTGSTAYALSAGGPIVPPHVPCMIVAPICAHTLYARPVILSGEDRAVVIPKGDARSLMLTQDGQLGYELLPGDELHAMLDPEVHVQTIQLNGRSYYDLLREKLRWGFNGISGGGD, encoded by the coding sequence ATGAAGGACATGACTAAAATAGGACTGCTCTTTAACACCCAGAAGCCGGCCGCCATAGAAATGGCGTGGCGGCTTTGGAACTGGGGACGTGAGGCGGGGATACAATTCCTCTTCCCGCCTCACGAGTCGTCGGCGATATCCATCCCCGGGCTCGACGACGAGACGTGGCGCAAAGAAGCCTCCTTCGCCGTTATCCTCGGCGGCGACGGAACCTTCCTGCGCGCCGCGCGCTACACCTTCGGGCACGAGATACCGCTCTACGGAATCAACCTCGGGCGGCTGGGCTTTCTCGCTATCGGAAGCCCGGAGTCCGCCGAGAGCGACATAAAGTCGATAATCGCAGGGCGGTTTACGCTTCAGCGCCGCCACCTGCTCAAGGGGCAGGTTTGGCGCTCCGGCAGGCTCGTCCACGAGCTTCACGCGCTCAACGACTTCGTCATATCGAAGGGCAGTATAGCGCGCGTCACAGACCTCGAGGTCAAGGTCGGAGGCGAGACGCTTACGCTCTTCCTCGCGGACGGACTCATCCTATCCACGCCGACCGGCTCGACGGCCTACGCGCTTTCCGCGGGAGGCCCGATAGTGCCGCCCCACGTGCCGTGCATGATAGTGGCGCCGATATGCGCGCACACGCTCTACGCGCGTCCGGTCATCCTGAGCGGAGAGGACAGGGCGGTCGTTATACCCAAGGGCGACGCGCGCAGCCTTATGCTTACGCAGGACGGCCAGCTCGGTTACGAACTGCTCCCTGGAGACGAACTGCACGCGATGCTCGATCCCGAAGTCCACGTCCAGACCATCCAGCTCAACGGGAGGAGCTACTACGACCTGCTGCGCGAAAAACTGCGCTGGGGCTTCAACGGCATAAGCGGCGGAGGCGATTAG
- the xseB gene encoding exodeoxyribonuclease VII small subunit, producing MNFAEKMAELEKILRDLEGDSLSLDSALAEYERGVGLVRECRAYLEDAQKKITMLSQECGAAQPAAEEDGCDE from the coding sequence ATGAATTTCGCTGAAAAAATGGCCGAACTGGAAAAAATACTCAGAGACCTCGAAGGAGATTCTCTTTCTCTCGACTCCGCGCTCGCGGAGTATGAAAGGGGCGTGGGGCTAGTACGCGAATGCCGCGCCTATCTCGAAGACGCTCAGAAAAAAATCACGATGCTCTCGCAGGAATGCGGAGCGGCTCAGCCCGCGGCGGAGGAGGATGGCTGCGATGAATAG
- a CDS encoding TlyA family RNA methyltransferase, translating to MSAKLVRLDKLITDRKLAPSRTAARVLIEEGRVRVNGAEARKPASMVGSDAGIVIDAPEREWVSRGAYKLLRALERFPIDARGKRCVDIGASTGGFTDVLLANGASLVYAVDVGYGQLAWKLRGDPRVRVMERTNARNLTLEMIDGEKADVIVSDASFISLTLLFGVMENLLNDDGVIAVLVKPQFEAGRGRVGKGVITDPKLHEDILNEVADFIDGQTGLSLEEADYSPIRGPEGNIEFLFFLRHKTAGRNAPRPDFHKIVEEAHLRAAQHPNRRSNANDEGHD from the coding sequence ATGAGCGCAAAACTGGTACGCCTGGACAAGCTCATAACGGACAGGAAGCTCGCGCCGTCGCGCACCGCTGCGCGCGTCCTAATCGAAGAGGGACGCGTCAGGGTTAACGGCGCGGAGGCACGCAAGCCGGCCTCGATGGTCGGCTCCGACGCCGGAATAGTGATAGACGCTCCTGAAAGAGAATGGGTCAGCCGCGGAGCCTACAAGCTCCTGCGCGCGCTCGAGCGTTTCCCGATCGACGCGCGCGGCAAGCGCTGCGTAGACATAGGGGCTTCAACCGGCGGCTTCACCGACGTACTGCTCGCGAACGGCGCAAGTCTGGTCTACGCGGTAGACGTCGGCTACGGTCAGCTCGCATGGAAGCTTCGGGGCGATCCGCGCGTCCGGGTCATGGAGCGCACCAACGCGCGAAATCTCACGCTCGAGATGATAGACGGAGAAAAAGCCGACGTTATAGTCTCCGACGCTTCCTTCATATCTCTGACTCTGCTCTTCGGCGTTATGGAAAATCTGCTGAATGATGACGGCGTTATAGCTGTGCTCGTGAAGCCGCAGTTCGAGGCCGGACGCGGGCGAGTCGGCAAAGGCGTTATAACGGACCCCAAACTGCACGAGGATATACTTAACGAAGTGGCGGACTTCATAGACGGTCAGACCGGGCTTTCGCTCGAGGAGGCGGACTATTCGCCCATACGCGGCCCGGAAGGCAACATAGAGTTTTTGTTTTTCCTGCGGCATAAAACCGCCGGACGAAACGCACCTCGCCCGGATTTTCATAAAATAGTGGAGGAGGCGCACCTCCGCGCCGCCCAGCACCCGAATCGGAGGAGCAATGCGAACGATGAAGGACATGACTAA
- the dxs gene encoding 1-deoxy-D-xylulose-5-phosphate synthase → MNLLDSVGDFRGLYGLGEEELGALCAEIRERILDVTLKNGGHLSSSLGAVELTVALLRVFNPDSDKIIFDVGHQSYAYKLLTKRLDRFPTLRRKGGIAGFPRMDESPYDFFTTGHSSTSISAAMGYAKARDLKHENYEVVAVIGDGALLNGVSFEALNAMASVKSKVIIVLNDNKMSINPRVGGMASHLAKLAVNPTYKKFKDYVKYQCAGRKNGESVHQALSQIKLKLKSLLLPTNIFEELNISYWGPFNGHNVTEMEEVFRLARHYDEPLLIHVLTQKGKGCKAAEENPSFFHGIGPMTKVDAPAEKPGGEESWSSVMAGALCAAAEKDPKIMAGTAAMKDGTKLGTFAKRYPQRFFDAGIEEEHMLVYAAGLAAAGMRPAVCIYSTFLQRAMDQVAHDICLPKLPVLLCIDRAGLVGEDGETHHGILDIPWLRAVPGMTLAAPRDAVDLEFFVEEWRARGIPMAVRYPRGKAERALARAEGSVPARWGRCEVLLEGSDICLIGVGSTIPLMLEAAGAIAVETGTQPTVVDLRFIKPLDADGLLPLLASHRAVVTAEEGALAGGVGEAAAALMQEHGIKCNFASAGVPDRFIPHATRAEQWDECGLTVENIMRLCGVRK, encoded by the coding sequence ATGAACCTATTGGATTCCGTCGGGGATTTCAGAGGCCTCTACGGACTCGGAGAAGAAGAACTGGGCGCGCTGTGCGCCGAAATAAGAGAGCGGATATTAGACGTGACGCTCAAAAACGGCGGGCATCTGAGCTCGTCGCTCGGAGCCGTCGAGCTGACAGTGGCGCTGCTGCGCGTGTTCAACCCCGACTCGGACAAGATAATTTTCGACGTCGGACATCAGAGCTACGCGTACAAGCTGCTGACGAAGCGTCTCGACCGCTTTCCGACGCTGCGCCGTAAGGGAGGGATCGCCGGCTTTCCGCGCATGGACGAAAGCCCCTACGACTTTTTCACGACGGGCCACAGCAGCACGTCGATATCCGCCGCGATGGGCTACGCTAAAGCGCGCGACCTCAAGCACGAAAATTACGAGGTCGTCGCCGTCATAGGCGACGGCGCTCTGCTCAACGGCGTCTCCTTCGAGGCGCTCAACGCGATGGCGAGCGTCAAGTCGAAGGTCATAATCGTCCTCAACGACAATAAAATGTCGATAAACCCGCGCGTCGGCGGCATGGCGTCGCATCTTGCGAAGCTCGCCGTCAACCCGACGTACAAAAAATTCAAGGACTACGTAAAATATCAGTGCGCTGGGCGCAAAAACGGCGAGAGCGTTCATCAGGCTCTTTCGCAGATAAAGCTGAAACTGAAGTCGCTTCTTCTGCCGACTAATATTTTCGAAGAGCTTAACATAAGCTACTGGGGACCATTCAATGGGCACAACGTAACGGAGATGGAGGAGGTCTTCCGCCTCGCGCGCCATTACGACGAGCCGCTGCTTATCCATGTGCTGACACAGAAGGGCAAGGGCTGCAAGGCGGCGGAGGAAAACCCTTCGTTCTTCCACGGGATAGGGCCTATGACTAAGGTAGACGCACCGGCGGAAAAGCCCGGCGGCGAGGAAAGCTGGAGCTCCGTCATGGCCGGCGCGCTATGCGCCGCGGCGGAGAAGGACCCGAAGATAATGGCGGGGACGGCCGCGATGAAGGACGGCACTAAGCTCGGGACCTTCGCTAAGCGTTATCCGCAGCGCTTCTTCGACGCAGGCATAGAAGAGGAGCATATGCTCGTCTACGCGGCCGGACTGGCGGCGGCAGGCATGCGCCCGGCGGTCTGCATCTATTCGACCTTCCTGCAAAGGGCCATGGACCAGGTGGCGCACGATATATGCCTGCCGAAACTGCCCGTACTGCTGTGCATAGACCGCGCGGGACTCGTCGGCGAAGACGGCGAGACGCACCACGGGATATTGGATATACCGTGGCTTCGCGCCGTGCCCGGGATGACGCTCGCCGCGCCGCGCGACGCCGTCGATTTGGAATTCTTTGTGGAAGAGTGGCGTGCGCGCGGAATCCCGATGGCGGTACGCTATCCGAGGGGGAAGGCCGAACGGGCGCTGGCCCGGGCCGAAGGGAGCGTTCCGGCGCGGTGGGGACGCTGCGAAGTCCTTCTCGAGGGCTCGGACATATGCCTGATAGGAGTGGGAAGCACGATCCCGCTCATGCTCGAGGCTGCCGGCGCGATCGCCGTGGAGACCGGTACGCAGCCGACCGTCGTAGACCTGAGGTTTATAAAGCCGCTTGACGCCGACGGCCTGCTCCCGCTGCTTGCGTCGCACAGAGCGGTCGTTACGGCGGAAGAGGGGGCGCTCGCCGGCGGTGTCGGAGAAGCGGCCGCCGCGCTTATGCAGGAGCATGGAATCAAGTGCAATTTCGCCTCGGCCGGCGTGCCGGACAGATTCATCCCACACGCGACGCGCGCGGAACAGTGGGATGAGTGCGGCCTTACCGTCGAAAATATCATGCGCCTGTGCGGAGTGAGAAAATGA
- a CDS encoding DUF2185 domain-containing protein, whose translation MSNPFTRRHGDIIAAVKSGEATDLRAFMRDDADVGGKLSLIYFNHEGTEFAKWYSWGSRATPYAYLKDVKAHAAAHFGEELAKSDEFGGAAYLFAPWSEDYYRDMAALIDRRYAQWKALDENQRPDKNFAIKAEDIKPLLKDWDGSIECCASDRILADGCKIGYCERVKPPRCDEGWNSGWWFLAGDEDEEYLDDWNNFSVSDLNTICNYDPDIMPFLTLPYGESLNFRELDGGGEEDEE comes from the coding sequence ATGAGCAATCCCTTCACACGCCGTCACGGCGATATAATCGCTGCGGTGAAGAGCGGCGAAGCGACGGACCTGCGCGCTTTCATGCGCGACGACGCGGACGTCGGCGGCAAACTTTCGCTGATTTACTTCAACCATGAGGGGACTGAGTTCGCGAAGTGGTACAGTTGGGGAAGCCGCGCCACGCCTTACGCCTATCTCAAGGACGTGAAGGCTCATGCAGCGGCGCACTTCGGTGAGGAGCTCGCGAAGAGCGACGAGTTCGGCGGCGCGGCATATCTTTTCGCACCGTGGAGCGAGGACTATTACCGCGATATGGCGGCGCTAATCGACAGGCGCTACGCGCAGTGGAAGGCGCTCGACGAAAATCAGAGGCCGGATAAGAATTTCGCGATAAAAGCCGAGGATATAAAACCGCTGCTCAAAGACTGGGATGGCTCGATAGAATGCTGCGCGAGCGACAGGATTTTAGCAGACGGCTGCAAGATAGGGTACTGCGAGAGAGTGAAGCCGCCGCGCTGCGACGAGGGCTGGAACAGCGGCTGGTGGTTCCTCGCCGGAGACGAAGACGAAGAGTATCTCGACGATTGGAACAATTTTAGCGTCAGCGACTTGAACACAATCTGCAACTACGACCCCGATATAATGCCATTCCTCACGCTCCCTTACGGAGAATCTCTGAATTTCCGCGAGCTTGACGGCGGCGGGGAAGAGGACGAAGAGTAG
- a CDS encoding DUF1266 domain-containing protein, giving the protein MSFFRKLSRFFDNEHYKKNPVPQNLTKEQFTAINVGAINAEQTGYYCDSLTTGSDVDGIKENLADYYGIEDRESAVGTLQWLFGRGHRVFFDAIKDAASGKAGIINCDELEDDERERADEFLENLRGSIDELIEEKFLASREELALHSITAWDMGRFVLVTRCCFDAGYISEEEAWHCINSALAECRKFYSSWEELASDYVIGRAMWSGYGMTLIGIMTKAQNLLSDAESPWKRVQFGEAGK; this is encoded by the coding sequence ATGAGCTTTTTTAGAAAACTTTCGAGATTTTTCGACAACGAACATTATAAGAAAAACCCGGTGCCGCAAAACCTCACAAAGGAACAATTTACAGCGATCAACGTCGGCGCGATCAACGCAGAACAGACCGGATACTATTGCGACAGCCTGACTACCGGTTCCGACGTCGACGGCATAAAAGAAAATTTAGCCGACTATTACGGAATAGAGGACAGAGAATCCGCCGTCGGAACGCTGCAGTGGCTTTTCGGCAGAGGACACCGCGTCTTCTTCGATGCGATAAAGGACGCCGCTTCAGGCAAAGCCGGTATAATAAACTGCGACGAACTGGAAGACGACGAACGTGAGCGGGCGGACGAATTTCTTGAAAATTTACGAGGCTCAATAGATGAACTCATAGAAGAGAAATTTTTAGCAAGCCGGGAAGAGCTAGCCTTACATTCCATAACGGCATGGGATATGGGACGTTTCGTGCTCGTCACACGCTGCTGCTTCGACGCCGGATATATTTCAGAAGAAGAGGCGTGGCATTGTATCAACAGCGCGCTCGCAGAATGCCGGAAATTCTATTCTTCATGGGAAGAACTGGCGAGTGATTACGTTATAGGCAGGGCCATGTGGTCCGGTTATGGGATGACGCTGATAGGCATAATGACAAAAGCTCAAAACCTTTTGAGCGACGCCGAAAGCCCTTGGAAAAGGGTACAATTTGGCGAGGCAGGGAAATAA